In the genome of Xanthocytophaga agilis, one region contains:
- a CDS encoding GH92 family glycosyl hydrolase, which yields MKKTFISLLILLQSTAFAQTKNTPNLIPFVKPIIGTQKMGHTFPGATVPFGMVQLSPDTDTLSYEKNGKYNPDMYRYCAGYQYDDRTIVGFSHTHFSGTGHSDLGDFLIMPTTGALQLNPGTANNPAGGYRSAFSHANELAEPAYYKVKLDDHNITAELTASNRVGFHQYTFPASDQSHIILDLMAGIYNYENKNVWTFVRVENDTLITGYRQTTGWARTRTVYFAMSFSKPFYQYGSQNNSKKEVYRGFWGRFDQAHNFPEMAGRQLRAYFDFKTTEGEKIKIKFALSPVSTEGALRNMRTEIPHWNFDQVKQESQSLWNKELSKVTVEMLNADEKINFYTGVYHAFLGPTTYMDVDGSYKGLDQNIHKANGFTNYTTFSLWDTYRALHPLFNVLQPKRNADMVQSMLAHYDQSVHKMLPVWSHYANENWCMIGYHSVPVIADAIMKGNAPFDAMKALEACATTARHKSFDGIGYYMEQGYVPDDKSSSSVSKTLEYAYDDWCIAQMAKKLNRMDLYEEFSKRALNYKNVYDASIGFMRPKLSNGSFKTQFDVLSTHNQGFIEGNAWNYSLYVPHDPAAMIQMMGGDKRFIPHLDSLFTMDLPDKFFAETEDITRDGIIGNYVHGNEPAHHVAYLYNWTTQPWKTQDRIRMILKKMYHPTPDGLGGNDDCGQMSAWYIFSSLGFYPVCPGSEQYALGSPAVKTASIQLENGKVFTIEAKSQSDKNVYVQKVLLNGKPLTQRYITHTDILNGGNLVFYMASKPVKK from the coding sequence ATGAAAAAAACGTTTATCTCGTTACTTATTCTGCTTCAATCAACAGCTTTTGCGCAGACAAAAAACACACCCAATTTAATTCCATTTGTAAAACCCATTATTGGTACACAAAAAATGGGACATACATTTCCAGGTGCAACCGTACCATTTGGCATGGTGCAACTGAGTCCGGATACTGACACACTGAGTTATGAAAAAAATGGAAAATACAATCCGGATATGTATCGGTATTGTGCAGGTTATCAGTATGATGATCGTACTATTGTTGGATTCAGCCATACACATTTCAGTGGTACCGGACATTCCGATCTGGGAGATTTTCTGATTATGCCCACAACAGGCGCATTGCAGTTAAATCCTGGCACAGCCAATAATCCGGCTGGTGGTTATCGATCTGCATTTTCACATGCAAATGAACTCGCTGAGCCTGCTTACTACAAAGTAAAACTGGATGATCATAATATCACTGCCGAGCTTACTGCCAGCAACAGAGTAGGTTTCCATCAATACACTTTTCCTGCATCCGATCAGTCACACATTATTCTGGATCTGATGGCAGGTATCTATAATTATGAAAATAAGAATGTATGGACATTTGTTCGGGTTGAAAACGATACGTTGATTACCGGATACAGACAAACTACAGGATGGGCGCGTACTCGTACGGTATATTTTGCCATGTCCTTTTCTAAGCCTTTTTATCAATACGGCAGTCAGAATAATTCCAAGAAGGAAGTATATCGCGGTTTCTGGGGAAGATTTGATCAGGCGCATAACTTTCCGGAGATGGCTGGTCGGCAGTTAAGAGCTTATTTTGATTTCAAAACGACAGAAGGGGAGAAGATCAAAATCAAGTTTGCATTATCTCCGGTAAGCACAGAAGGTGCTTTACGAAATATGCGGACTGAAATTCCTCACTGGAATTTTGATCAGGTAAAACAGGAAAGTCAGTCACTCTGGAACAAAGAATTAAGCAAGGTGACAGTTGAGATGTTGAATGCAGATGAAAAGATTAACTTCTATACAGGTGTGTATCATGCATTCCTGGGACCAACCACCTATATGGATGTAGATGGTTCGTATAAAGGATTAGACCAAAACATCCACAAAGCCAATGGGTTTACCAATTACACTACTTTCTCCTTATGGGATACCTATCGTGCGTTACATCCGTTGTTTAATGTATTGCAGCCCAAACGGAATGCAGATATGGTACAATCCATGCTGGCACATTATGACCAGAGTGTACATAAAATGCTACCTGTCTGGTCACATTATGCAAATGAGAACTGGTGTATGATTGGTTATCACAGTGTGCCTGTTATTGCAGATGCTATTATGAAAGGCAATGCTCCCTTTGATGCGATGAAAGCTTTGGAAGCTTGTGCTACTACCGCGCGTCATAAGAGTTTTGATGGAATTGGGTATTATATGGAACAAGGATATGTGCCAGATGACAAAAGTTCTTCGTCTGTTTCCAAAACGCTGGAATATGCGTATGATGACTGGTGTATTGCCCAGATGGCAAAAAAGCTAAATCGTATGGATTTGTATGAAGAGTTTAGCAAACGGGCATTAAATTATAAAAATGTCTACGATGCTTCTATTGGTTTTATGCGTCCTAAACTGAGCAATGGAAGTTTTAAGACCCAATTTGATGTATTAAGTACACACAATCAGGGATTCATTGAAGGAAATGCCTGGAATTATAGTCTATATGTGCCACATGATCCGGCAGCAATGATACAGATGATGGGAGGGGATAAACGTTTTATTCCTCATCTGGATTCTTTGTTTACGATGGATCTGCCTGATAAATTTTTTGCAGAAACTGAAGATATTACCCGGGATGGTATTATTGGAAATTATGTACATGGTAATGAACCTGCACACCATGTGGCCTATCTGTATAACTGGACAACTCAACCCTGGAAAACTCAGGATCGCATTCGTATGATTTTGAAGAAGATGTATCATCCAACACCTGATGGGCTAGGTGGAAACGATGATTGTGGACAAATGAGTGCCTGGTATATTTTTAGTTCGCTAGGCTTTTATCCAGTATGCCCTGGATCTGAGCAATATGCATTGGGTAGCCCAGCTGTTAAAACGGCTTCTATTCAACTGGAGAATGGAAAAGTATTCACTATTGAAGCTAAAAGCCAGAGTGATAAAAATGTATATGTACAAAAGGTTTTATTGAATGGAAAGCCTTTGACTCAGCGTTACATTACACATACGGATATACTGAATGGAGGTAATCTGGTATTTTATATGGCAAGTAAACCTGTGAAAAAATAG
- a CDS encoding DUF4097 family beta strand repeat-containing protein, with translation MRRKQKSSWFILLIILGVCTHTYAQDRKEETSKRKSRSNTNCQEKDWRAIGEEIGTTFRDLGIRIGTNVSIAAQRVGETLAEEETWQDVSDQVATAGREVAEATQEALSNHSSDRDTYAHRYDEEKTKKFSKTFKLGSNDRLAIENKFGKVHINTWDKQEASVDVVMIAKSSSESKAQTLLDRINIVVNENSSENEILVKTQFDNMNNWSGGKQSFEINYTVNMPRNNPLRIKNSFGDTYVADINGKSDLQCSYGSLKAEKLNNADNYVKVSFGDGRIGYCKSGEIKASYSNMEITEGNNLTIESSFSELEVRNIQAAKVKAKYGSVDMGTNGKGFKSFDIDGSFSDIDLRIPSSLGFDFDIKVSFADLDWNESGAHFTSVEKSGSSKNYVGSFGKSSGSNIRVSSRYGDVDFKIND, from the coding sequence ATGAGACGCAAACAGAAAAGCAGCTGGTTTATACTATTAATTATTCTGGGAGTATGCACGCATACATATGCCCAGGACAGGAAGGAAGAAACTTCAAAACGAAAATCCAGATCCAATACAAATTGCCAGGAAAAAGACTGGAGAGCTATTGGAGAAGAAATAGGCACAACCTTTCGTGATCTTGGGATTCGGATTGGGACAAATGTGAGCATTGCAGCACAAAGAGTTGGAGAAACCCTTGCTGAAGAAGAAACCTGGCAGGATGTAAGTGATCAGGTAGCCACTGCGGGTAGAGAAGTAGCAGAGGCAACACAGGAGGCGCTCTCCAATCATAGTTCTGATAGAGATACATACGCTCATCGATATGATGAGGAGAAAACCAAAAAGTTTTCCAAAACCTTTAAGTTAGGTTCCAACGACAGGTTGGCTATTGAAAATAAGTTTGGTAAAGTTCACATTAACACTTGGGATAAACAAGAAGCATCTGTCGATGTGGTTATGATAGCCAAATCTTCCAGTGAATCCAAAGCACAAACATTATTAGACAGAATAAATATTGTTGTCAATGAAAATTCATCCGAAAACGAAATTCTGGTAAAAACTCAATTTGACAATATGAACAACTGGAGTGGTGGCAAGCAAAGCTTTGAAATTAACTATACTGTTAATATGCCACGTAACAATCCTTTGCGTATCAAAAACTCTTTTGGGGATACCTATGTGGCAGATATCAATGGCAAAAGTGATTTGCAATGCTCTTATGGGAGTCTAAAAGCTGAAAAACTCAATAATGCGGACAACTATGTAAAGGTATCGTTTGGAGATGGACGGATTGGTTATTGCAAAAGTGGAGAAATCAAGGCTTCTTATTCAAATATGGAGATTACAGAAGGGAATAATCTAACCATTGAAAGCAGTTTTTCAGAACTGGAAGTTAGAAATATACAAGCAGCGAAAGTAAAGGCTAAATATGGCAGCGTAGATATGGGAACAAATGGCAAAGGTTTTAAATCATTTGACATAGATGGCAGCTTTAGCGACATTGACTTACGTATACCCTCCAGTTTAGGCTTTGACTTTGATATCAAGGTTTCCTTTGCGGATCTGGACTGGAATGAATCAGGAGCACATTTTACCTCTGTAGAAAAAAGTGGCAGTTCTAAAAATTATGTAGGTTCTTTTGGTAAATCATCGGGCAGCAACATCCGGGTAAGTTCCCGCTATGGAGATGTTGACTTTAAAATCAATGATTGA
- a CDS encoding RNA polymerase sigma factor — protein sequence MEAQVFYDIHQPIIERCRLGDRKAQYEVYKLYSKAMFNVAIRITNNYAEAEDALQEAFLNAFQHITNFKGDSTFGSWLKKIVINQALAVLRKRRVQWSSIEEHDFEETNDSEDEEEMNFQIDTIRNAIQLLPEGYRVVLSLYLLEGYDHQEIAEILNISESTSKSQYSRAKQKLMQLIKK from the coding sequence TTGGAAGCGCAAGTTTTCTATGATATTCATCAGCCGATTATTGAACGGTGTCGTCTCGGTGACCGAAAGGCTCAGTATGAGGTGTATAAGCTATATTCTAAGGCAATGTTTAATGTTGCTATACGAATCACTAATAACTATGCAGAAGCAGAAGATGCATTACAGGAAGCATTTCTAAATGCCTTTCAGCATATAACTAATTTCAAAGGAGATTCGACATTCGGAAGCTGGTTAAAGAAAATTGTAATCAATCAGGCTTTAGCTGTACTTCGTAAAAGACGGGTTCAATGGTCATCGATTGAGGAACATGATTTTGAAGAAACAAATGATTCAGAAGACGAAGAAGAGATGAACTTTCAAATTGATACAATTCGTAATGCTATACAATTATTGCCAGAAGGCTACAGAGTGGTATTGTCTTTGTACTTACTGGAGGGCTATGACCATCAAGAGATCGCAGAAATTCTGAACATTAGCGAATCAACTTCTAAATCACAATATAGCAGAGCGAAACAAAAATTAATGCAACTAATTAAAAAATAA
- a CDS encoding sugar phosphate isomerase/epimerase, which produces MKKYLLTVLLVFSVLSFSVAQNTGKSLKMQFFCPKWGAESLSWEDFCKKVKDAGYDGVEAPFPAEETERKKAVDALRKYDLLYVGMIFYNPAPQAHLKEYEQQIRTVATMKPVFINSHTGKDFTAFEQNKAVIDVADRVSKEIGIKIIHETHRGRFSYAANVTKNYLDKIPSLRLTLDISHWCAVHESYLDDQSDAIQTVLERTDHIHSRVGHPEGPQVSDPRAPEWKVALDKHLAWWDKVVALHKQKGTPLTVTTEFGPPGYLPTLPFTNQPVTSQWDVNVYMMQLLKQRYQ; this is translated from the coding sequence ATGAAGAAATATCTATTGACTGTATTGCTGGTTTTCTCTGTTCTAAGTTTTTCAGTGGCTCAGAATACTGGAAAGAGTTTAAAAATGCAATTCTTTTGTCCTAAGTGGGGCGCTGAATCATTGTCATGGGAGGATTTTTGTAAAAAAGTAAAAGATGCAGGATATGATGGGGTTGAAGCGCCTTTTCCTGCAGAGGAAACAGAACGTAAAAAAGCTGTGGATGCCTTAAGGAAGTATGATCTGTTGTATGTTGGGATGATCTTTTACAATCCTGCTCCACAAGCACATCTGAAAGAGTATGAACAACAGATTCGCACAGTGGCAACTATGAAGCCTGTTTTTATCAATAGTCACACAGGAAAAGACTTTACTGCATTTGAACAGAATAAAGCTGTGATTGATGTTGCAGATAGAGTATCAAAAGAAATTGGAATCAAAATTATTCATGAAACACATCGTGGTAGATTTAGCTATGCGGCTAATGTTACAAAAAACTACTTGGATAAAATACCTTCACTAAGGCTAACACTGGATATCTCTCACTGGTGTGCTGTCCATGAATCTTATCTGGATGATCAGTCTGATGCCATACAAACTGTTTTAGAACGTACAGATCATATTCATTCTCGTGTAGGACATCCGGAAGGACCACAGGTTTCAGATCCTCGTGCCCCCGAATGGAAAGTGGCACTAGACAAGCATCTCGCCTGGTGGGACAAAGTGGTGGCTTTACACAAGCAAAAAGGCACACCGCTTACAGTTACTACAGAGTTTGGACCTCCAGGGTATTTACCAACCTTACCATTTACTAATCAGCCTGTTACCAGCCAATGGGATGTAAATGTATATATGATGCAATTATTGAAACAACGTTACCAATAA
- a CDS encoding sugar phosphate isomerase/epimerase — protein MHKSLSFIVALFMVFLTVSSLSQAQSPVGVQLYSFREQFAKDVKGTMQKVKDMGITYCEVAGYYGMDAKSFKTILDEYGIKPTGTGAGFDQLADPEKLKTVISEAKILGVKTVMCAWIPHNGTEFTIQDVEKAVKVFNEAGKTLAANELSLLYHNHGYEFRSYKDHYLMDEIITRTNPSYVNFEMDILWTQHPGHNPVAWMKKYPTRWKAMHVKDRKKGTAGNQFGTMDVDNDMTLGEGDLNITDIIKQARQIGIKHFYIEDESPRSLEQVPHSIAFLKPMF, from the coding sequence ATGCACAAATCTCTAAGTTTTATAGTTGCACTTTTTATGGTATTCCTAACAGTTAGCAGTTTATCCCAAGCTCAGTCACCAGTGGGTGTACAATTATATAGCTTTCGTGAGCAGTTTGCTAAAGATGTAAAAGGCACTATGCAGAAAGTAAAGGATATGGGAATTACCTATTGTGAAGTAGCTGGTTATTATGGTATGGATGCCAAATCTTTTAAAACTATACTGGACGAATATGGAATCAAACCTACCGGAACAGGTGCAGGTTTTGATCAGCTTGCAGATCCTGAAAAATTAAAAACTGTAATTAGTGAAGCGAAAATACTGGGTGTAAAAACTGTTATGTGTGCATGGATACCCCATAATGGTACAGAATTTACAATCCAGGATGTCGAAAAAGCAGTAAAAGTATTTAATGAAGCGGGAAAAACTCTGGCAGCAAATGAATTATCGCTATTATATCATAATCATGGTTATGAATTTCGTTCCTACAAAGATCACTATCTAATGGACGAAATAATTACCCGAACCAATCCATCTTATGTGAACTTTGAAATGGATATTTTATGGACACAACACCCCGGTCATAATCCTGTAGCCTGGATGAAAAAATATCCTACCCGCTGGAAAGCCATGCATGTAAAGGATCGTAAAAAAGGAACTGCAGGAAATCAGTTCGGTACAATGGATGTCGACAATGATATGACTCTGGGAGAAGGAGATCTGAACATTACTGATATCATCAAACAAGCTCGTCAGATTGGCATCAAACATTTCTATATTGAAGATGAGTCACCTCGTTCGTTAGAACAAGTTCCTCATAGTATTGCCTTCCTTAAGCCAATGTTCTAA
- a CDS encoding lysophospholipid acyltransferase family protein, which produces MELKLSPKNIVNQLDVFGLFDKDELGNFTILKRTLISAVGAATYWRYAVINKMHIEGTEYLLDLPEHNVLFLSNHQTYFADVIAFYHIFSSVKWGFKDHIKVPIYLLSPRVKSYYVAANETMNKGIIPKLLSLAGAVTVERSWRANGKEVKRDVDTSGQDRIGKALQEGWVVSFPQGTTSPYAPIRKGTAHMIKEFNPIVVPVVINGFRRAFDKKGLIFRKTNTQLSVRFKEPVRFDPSLSVEDIVEHIRQLIEQEVPVEKMKWMK; this is translated from the coding sequence ATGGAGCTTAAACTTAGTCCTAAAAATATAGTAAATCAACTCGATGTTTTCGGCCTATTTGACAAAGATGAACTTGGAAATTTTACGATTCTTAAACGCACATTGATTTCTGCTGTAGGCGCAGCCACTTACTGGCGCTATGCAGTCATTAATAAAATGCACATTGAAGGCACAGAATACCTTCTGGACTTACCAGAACATAATGTCCTTTTTCTGTCCAACCATCAAACGTATTTTGCGGATGTAATTGCCTTCTATCATATCTTTTCAAGTGTCAAATGGGGATTTAAAGATCATATCAAAGTTCCTATTTATTTGTTATCACCACGGGTAAAGAGCTACTATGTAGCAGCTAATGAGACAATGAATAAAGGAATTATACCCAAACTACTAAGCCTTGCAGGTGCAGTCACTGTGGAAAGATCATGGAGGGCCAATGGCAAAGAGGTGAAACGAGATGTAGACACTAGTGGACAGGATCGGATTGGCAAAGCATTACAGGAAGGATGGGTTGTAAGCTTTCCACAGGGAACTACCAGTCCCTATGCTCCCATTCGTAAAGGCACAGCGCATATGATCAAAGAATTTAATCCAATTGTGGTACCAGTAGTCATCAATGGATTTCGCAGGGCATTTGATAAAAAGGGACTGATATTCCGAAAAACAAATACTCAGTTATCTGTTCGGTTCAAAGAGCCTGTACGATTTGATCCCTCTTTATCTGTAGAAGACATTGTCGAGCACATTCGTCAATTGATAGAACAAGAAGTGCCCGTTGAAAAAATGAAATGGATGAAATAA
- a CDS encoding 3-phosphoshikimate 1-carboxyvinyltransferase, which translates to MDFIRLHHPTGKINTTIQLASSKSESNRSLVINALSGGKGTLTNLSEARDTQTMQRLLASNDQIWDVLDAGTTMRFLTAYAAITNQEKIMTGTARMCERPIGLLVDALRVLGATIDYVKQEGYPPIHIKGFQFSGKSHIQIRGDVSSQYISALLMIAPLLPEGLQLELTGVIGSRPYIEMTLRQMEAFGVYHEWNGNIIRVKPQTYQPTSYQVESDWSGASYWYSIVALAEEAEIELLGLKENSLQGDSHIAEIMVPLGVTSTFTKRGVLLKKITAQPSIVVDFSDCPDLAQTVAVCCAAKGIEAEFTGIESLKIKETDRVKAIQNELGKFNGELIEVEINHKYKIPKPVLQDNHTPVRIHTYDDHRMAMAFAPLGLQRETVIEHPNVVVKSYPGFWDDLRKAGFVIS; encoded by the coding sequence TTGGATTTCATTCGTTTACACCATCCTACCGGAAAGATTAACACAACTATTCAATTGGCATCTTCCAAAAGTGAAAGCAACCGATCACTGGTTATTAATGCACTAAGTGGAGGTAAAGGTACGTTAACTAATTTGTCTGAAGCTCGGGATACACAAACCATGCAACGCCTTCTTGCCAGTAATGACCAGATATGGGATGTACTGGATGCCGGAACGACGATGCGCTTTCTGACAGCCTATGCCGCCATTACCAATCAGGAGAAGATCATGACAGGCACTGCCCGTATGTGTGAACGACCTATCGGACTGCTTGTAGATGCTTTAAGGGTTTTAGGTGCTACGATTGACTATGTAAAACAGGAAGGGTATCCACCTATTCATATCAAAGGATTTCAGTTTTCAGGAAAATCCCATATTCAGATAAGAGGAGATGTGAGCAGCCAGTATATCTCTGCCTTGCTTATGATTGCTCCATTGTTACCTGAAGGGTTACAATTGGAACTGACTGGTGTGATAGGCTCTCGACCCTATATAGAAATGACATTACGTCAGATGGAAGCTTTTGGTGTATATCATGAGTGGAATGGAAATATCATTCGTGTGAAACCGCAAACCTATCAGCCTACCAGCTATCAGGTAGAGTCAGACTGGTCTGGGGCTAGTTATTGGTACAGCATTGTGGCTTTGGCAGAAGAAGCAGAAATTGAATTGTTGGGTTTGAAAGAAAATTCATTACAGGGAGATAGCCATATTGCCGAGATAATGGTGCCACTAGGCGTAACTTCTACTTTTACAAAAAGAGGTGTGCTTTTGAAGAAAATAACTGCTCAGCCTTCTATTGTAGTTGATTTTTCGGATTGCCCGGACCTAGCGCAAACAGTAGCTGTTTGTTGTGCTGCAAAAGGCATTGAAGCTGAATTTACAGGTATCGAGAGTTTAAAGATCAAAGAAACAGATCGGGTAAAAGCTATTCAAAACGAACTGGGAAAATTTAATGGTGAATTAATTGAAGTCGAAATCAATCATAAATATAAAATACCTAAGCCAGTTTTACAGGACAATCATACACCTGTACGCATCCATACCTACGATGACCATCGAATGGCTATGGCATTTGCACCCTTGGGTCTACAACGGGAAACTGTAATAGAACATCCCAATGTGGTAGTAAAGTCGTACCCAGGCTTTTGGGATGATTTGCGAAAAGCAGGTTTTGTAATTTCTTGA
- a CDS encoding sugar MFS transporter gives MQTVAPAQSKTKQNYALPLAIIGVLFFLFGFITWTNSVLIPYLKLACELNTSESYLVTFAFYISYFVMALPSGWVLQKTGFKKGMILGLLVMCIGMLVFIPAALTRTYSVFLLGLFIVGSGLAVLQTASNPYITVLGPIESAAQRISIMGICNKLAGTLSPLLLGSIFMKDTDKLEAQIKTMSDVAKAAQLDELAQRVILPYSIMAAALVGLAMMVYFSHLPEVNQSDDNESKEAANTHSSVLSFPNLVLGFIALFLYVGVEVIAGDTIAGYGQFWGHKLSEASKLAAYPLSGMVIGYIAGIFLIPKYLTQNKALVISAVSGVVFTLGALFTKGDISIYLLAGMGLANALVWPAIWPLALNKLGSFTALGSSILVMGIAGGAILPLLYGQLTDKLNAQQAYWLVIPCYLFILYYALAGHKKKSW, from the coding sequence ATGCAAACAGTAGCCCCTGCACAATCAAAAACCAAGCAAAACTATGCATTGCCATTAGCTATCATTGGCGTTCTGTTTTTCTTATTCGGCTTCATCACCTGGACAAATAGTGTCCTGATTCCATACTTGAAGTTAGCTTGTGAGTTAAATACTTCTGAGTCCTATCTTGTCACATTTGCCTTTTACATCTCCTACTTTGTAATGGCCTTACCATCCGGATGGGTTTTACAAAAAACAGGTTTCAAAAAAGGAATGATTCTGGGGTTGTTAGTTATGTGTATTGGTATGCTGGTCTTTATTCCTGCTGCACTTACACGTACTTACAGTGTCTTTTTGCTAGGTCTGTTTATTGTTGGTAGCGGCCTTGCCGTCTTACAAACAGCGTCCAATCCCTATATTACAGTACTGGGTCCTATCGAAAGTGCCGCACAACGTATCAGTATTATGGGTATCTGTAATAAGCTGGCAGGTACACTAAGCCCTCTTCTCCTGGGAAGTATCTTTATGAAAGATACAGATAAACTGGAAGCACAGATAAAAACAATGAGCGATGTAGCAAAAGCTGCACAACTGGATGAGTTAGCCCAACGTGTTATCTTACCTTATTCTATTATGGCAGCAGCATTGGTAGGCTTAGCCATGATGGTGTATTTTAGTCATCTGCCAGAAGTAAATCAGTCAGACGACAATGAGTCAAAAGAAGCCGCAAATACACACTCTTCTGTATTATCATTCCCTAATCTGGTTCTAGGATTTATTGCCTTGTTCTTATATGTAGGTGTAGAAGTTATTGCAGGTGATACCATTGCAGGTTATGGACAATTCTGGGGACATAAATTATCTGAAGCCAGCAAACTTGCTGCCTATCCTTTAAGCGGAATGGTAATTGGATATATTGCAGGAATTTTCCTCATTCCTAAATATCTGACCCAGAACAAGGCATTAGTTATCTCTGCGGTTTCTGGAGTGGTTTTTACTTTAGGAGCACTTTTTACCAAAGGAGATATATCTATTTATTTATTAGCAGGTATGGGACTTGCTAATGCTTTGGTATGGCCAGCAATATGGCCCTTAGCACTCAACAAATTAGGCTCTTTTACAGCATTAGGCTCTTCCATTCTGGTAATGGGTATAGCAGGAGGTGCAATACTTCCACTATTATACGGCCAGCTTACAGATAAACTCAACGCACAACAAGCCTACTGGCTTGTTATACCCTGCTATTTGTTCATTCTCTACTATGCATTGGCAGGTCACAAGAAAAAAAGTTGGTAA